The region CGTCGAAGCCGGCACCGTCCTCCTCCACTCCTATGCTGTCCTCACCGCCTTCTTCGTCCTCGATGGTCTTCTCCTCTGGGTTTGCGCCGGTCTCGACGGATATGAGGTGCTCTACGCCATTGCGCGTGACGGGGCCCCTGGAGGCCAGCAGGATCTTGTCCTCTTCTTTGCCGGGTCCCACCGCCCTTATCTCCACTGCCGCTGTGCCGGTCCCGAGCAGGCCGACCTCGCGGGCCGCGGCCTTGGAGAGGTCGATGATGCGGCCGTGCGCAAAGGGCCCCCTGTCGTTGATGCGGACCAGGGTAGACTTGCCGTTCTCCAGGTTCGTGACTTGCACCGTGGTCCCGAAGGGCAACGTCCGGTGCGCGGCCGTCATGGCGCCCGTGTTGAAGCGCTCGCCGCTGGCGGTCTTCCTGCCGTGAAAGCCCGGTCCGTACCAGGAGGCCTCGCCTTGCTGGCGGAAGCCGATCGCCCCCTTCTGCGCGTGATACGGGGCGCACGAGGCAAGGAGCACCGCCGATATGGCGAGCAGCAAGAGCTTTTTGTTGGACAAGCAAATGCCTGACATCTTATCCTGCTCCTTGGGGAACAAGCCGTTTGTCATGCTCCAATTGCGACTGCTTAATATAAAAAACTATACCAAGATAGAAAAAGATAAAACTGAATGAGATGATTGAAAAAAACCTAGATTTAAAGAACCGCCAGTGAGTGTGAAAAAGTCTAGCGCATGTCGGCCGCACTGTAAAGGAGGAATTTTTCAATGTCGTACGCACACTTTATATACGATGTCTCTGAACGCAACTCTGATCTCTTTTACGCGACCGGCTTTCTTGCGCCCGATCCGTTTGTATTCTTCAGCGTGAAGGGAAAAAAATACGCGGTCCTCTCCGACCTGGAGATCGACAGGGCCAGGCGCGAGGCGAAAGTGCACAAGGTCCTCTCCCTCAATCCGTTCATTGCGCTTGCTCGAAAGAAGAAAAAGGAT is a window of bacterium DNA encoding:
- a CDS encoding septal ring lytic transglycosylase RlpA family protein; translated protein: MSGICLSNKKLLLLAISAVLLASCAPYHAQKGAIGFRQQGEASWYGPGFHGRKTASGERFNTGAMTAAHRTLPFGTTVQVTNLENGKSTLVRINDRGPFAHGRIIDLSKAAAREVGLLGTGTAAVEIRAVGPGKEEDKILLASRGPVTRNGVEHLISVETGANPEEKTIEDEEGGEDSIGVEEDGAGFDGPDPKEISYNTNDSEEPYSVDDEPF